The following proteins are co-located in the Billgrantia tianxiuensis genome:
- the rng gene encoding ribonuclease G, which yields MSGEVLINLTPMETRVAVVENGVLQEALIERTRRRGIVGNIYKGRVVRVLPGMQAAFVDIGLDRAAFIHAHEVMPPGTPPEEQASIGQLLHEGQALVVQVTKDPIGSKGARLTTHLSVPSRYLVYMPDSPHHGVSQRIEDERERERLRELLELCQAEQEIEITGGFIVRTAAENVGKDELFSDMHFLLRLWRKVSERKVTAPAPSVIYDDLPLFIRTLRDLMRDEIEKVRIDSRENYVKLLEFAEEFMPDCTARIEYYPGERPIFDLYSVEDEIQKALGRKVQLKSGGYLVIDPTEAMTTIDVNTGGYVGHRNLEETIFKTNLEAANAIARQLRLRNLGGIIIIDFIDMEDPEHQRQVLRVLEKALERDHAKTKCTGVTELGLVQLTRKRTRESLEQTLCESCPTCGGRGTLKTAETVCYEIFREILREERAYSAETYMVLASQPVVDRLLDEESAAVADLEAFIGKTIRFQVEGHYSQEQYDIVLM from the coding sequence ATGAGCGGCGAAGTACTGATCAACCTGACGCCGATGGAAACCCGCGTGGCGGTGGTGGAAAACGGCGTGTTGCAGGAAGCGCTAATCGAGCGTACGCGGCGACGCGGCATCGTCGGCAATATCTACAAGGGCCGCGTGGTGCGGGTACTACCCGGCATGCAGGCGGCCTTTGTCGATATCGGCCTCGACCGCGCGGCTTTCATTCATGCCCACGAAGTGATGCCGCCGGGAACCCCACCCGAGGAGCAGGCCTCCATCGGCCAGTTGCTCCATGAGGGCCAGGCTCTGGTCGTTCAGGTCACCAAGGATCCCATCGGCTCCAAGGGTGCGCGTCTGACGACCCACCTGTCGGTGCCGTCGCGCTACCTGGTCTACATGCCCGACTCCCCCCATCATGGCGTGTCCCAGCGTATCGAGGACGAGCGTGAGCGCGAGCGGCTGCGCGAACTGCTCGAACTCTGCCAGGCCGAGCAGGAGATCGAGATCACCGGCGGCTTCATCGTGCGCACGGCGGCGGAGAACGTGGGCAAGGACGAACTTTTCTCCGACATGCACTTTCTCCTGCGGCTATGGCGCAAGGTCAGCGAGCGCAAGGTGACCGCACCGGCGCCCAGCGTGATCTACGACGACCTGCCGCTGTTCATTCGTACCCTGCGCGATCTGATGCGCGACGAGATCGAGAAGGTGCGCATCGATTCGCGCGAGAACTACGTCAAGCTGCTTGAGTTCGCCGAGGAGTTCATGCCCGACTGCACGGCGCGCATCGAGTACTATCCCGGTGAGCGACCGATCTTCGACCTCTACAGCGTCGAGGATGAGATCCAGAAGGCGCTGGGCCGCAAGGTCCAGCTCAAGTCCGGCGGCTACCTGGTGATCGATCCCACCGAGGCGATGACCACCATCGACGTCAATACCGGCGGCTACGTGGGGCATCGCAACCTCGAGGAAACCATCTTCAAGACCAACCTCGAGGCAGCCAACGCCATTGCCCGCCAACTGCGCCTGCGCAATCTCGGCGGCATCATCATTATCGACTTCATCGACATGGAAGATCCCGAGCATCAGCGTCAGGTGCTGCGGGTACTGGAGAAAGCGCTGGAGCGCGACCATGCCAAGACCAAATGCACCGGCGTCACCGAACTGGGGCTGGTGCAACTGACGCGCAAGCGCACCCGCGAGAGTCTGGAGCAGACACTGTGCGAGTCGTGCCCCACCTGTGGCGGTCGCGGTACCCTGAAGACCGCCGAGACGGTGTGCTACGAGATCTTCCGCGAAATTCTGCGCGAAGAGCGTGCCTACAGCGCCGAGACCTATATGGTGCTGGCCTCTCAGCCGGTGGTGGATCGGCTGCTCGACGAGGAGTCCGCGGCGGTTGCCGACCTGGAAGCGTTCATCGGCAAGACTATTCGCTTCCAGGTCGAGGGCCATTACTCCCAGGAGCAGTACGACATCGTGCTGATGTGA
- a CDS encoding Maf family protein: MSDAPCSPALCLASASPRRRELLAGIGLTVEVRPVDIDETALPGELPEAYVVRLAREKALAGGRHSTLPTLGSDTAVVCDGRILGKPADRAEAAAMLRLLSGRGHEVLTAVAVMGPAGLLETCVATRVFMRDISDREMAAYWDTGEPADKAGGYAIQGLAAIFVERIEGSHSAVVGLPLFETAQLLARQGVPIWNGAV; this comes from the coding sequence ATGAGCGATGCACCGTGTTCGCCCGCGCTCTGCCTGGCTTCGGCTTCTCCGCGCCGGCGTGAGCTGCTGGCCGGTATCGGACTCACCGTCGAGGTCCGGCCAGTGGACATCGATGAGACGGCGCTGCCTGGCGAGCTTCCCGAGGCCTACGTGGTGCGTCTGGCCCGGGAGAAGGCGCTCGCGGGTGGACGCCATTCGACGCTTCCGACATTGGGTTCGGATACGGCCGTGGTCTGCGATGGCCGGATTCTCGGCAAGCCTGCCGACAGGGCCGAGGCGGCCGCCATGCTGCGCCTGCTGTCGGGCCGCGGGCACGAGGTGCTCACCGCCGTGGCAGTGATGGGGCCGGCCGGGTTGCTCGAGACTTGCGTGGCGACGCGAGTCTTCATGAGGGATATCAGCGACAGGGAAATGGCGGCCTACTGGGATACCGGCGAGCCGGCCGACAAGGCGGGCGGCTATGCCATTCAGGGGCTGGCGGCGATCTTCGTCGAACGCATCGAGGGCAGCCACTCGGCAGTGGTGGGGCTGCCGTTGTTCGAGACGGCGCAGCTGCTGGCGCGACAGGGCGTGCCGATTTGGAATGGTGCTGTCTAG
- the gatC gene encoding Asp-tRNA(Asn)/Glu-tRNA(Gln) amidotransferase subunit GatC → MALEHADVQRAAHLARLGLTDDEAARYVDDLGRILEMVDMLQGLDTKGVAPLAHPLDVTQRLRADEVTESDQRSRFQRCAPAVENGLYLVPRVVE, encoded by the coding sequence ATGGCGCTTGAACACGCAGACGTGCAGCGGGCCGCCCATTTGGCCCGCCTCGGCCTGACCGACGACGAAGCCGCCCGCTACGTGGACGACCTAGGCCGCATTCTCGAGATGGTCGACATGCTCCAGGGTCTCGACACCAAAGGCGTCGCGCCGCTGGCTCACCCGCTGGACGTCACTCAGCGCCTGCGTGCCGACGAAGTCACCGAGAGCGACCAGCGCAGCCGTTTCCAGCGCTGCGCGCCGGCCGTGGAGAACGGGCTCTACCTCGTTCCTCGAGTCGTCGAATGA
- the mreC gene encoding rod shape-determining protein MreC, which yields MLLCAVAASALMFVDHRFTRMEEVRAQLTTVVAPIQWLVAVPSDVLAWGSLALSDQRALVEENRRLREQVLHLSHRVQHMSSLTAENVRLRELLGAAARLDASYITAELLSLDSDPFTHQMVIDRGRRNGVFVGQPVLDASGLVGQVTAVSAYSSRVLMVADASHALPIQVNRNGLRFVLQGSGQYDALRVIHVPDTADIRVGDLLVTSGLAGRFPPGYPVARVTEVVHDPGQPFARVTAEPVARLQRSRHFLLVFPPDPVPVPDDEMWDREPPDEPEVDAELASAMEELD from the coding sequence ATGCTGTTGTGTGCGGTGGCCGCTTCTGCTTTGATGTTCGTCGATCACCGCTTTACCCGTATGGAAGAGGTGCGTGCGCAGCTCACCACGGTCGTGGCGCCGATCCAATGGCTGGTGGCCGTGCCGAGCGACGTACTGGCCTGGGGGTCGCTGGCGCTCTCCGACCAGCGTGCCCTGGTGGAGGAGAACCGGCGCTTGCGTGAACAGGTGCTACACCTGTCGCACCGGGTCCAGCACATGTCGAGCCTGACCGCGGAAAACGTGCGCCTGCGTGAATTGCTGGGCGCCGCGGCACGCCTCGACGCCTCCTATATTACCGCCGAACTGCTCTCTCTCGACTCTGACCCGTTCACTCACCAGATGGTAATCGATCGCGGTCGCCGCAACGGTGTCTTCGTGGGTCAGCCGGTGCTGGACGCCTCGGGCCTGGTGGGGCAGGTGACGGCCGTTTCCGCCTATTCCAGCCGGGTCTTGATGGTGGCCGATGCCAGCCATGCGTTGCCGATCCAGGTCAACCGCAATGGGCTGCGTTTCGTGCTGCAAGGCAGCGGCCAGTACGATGCACTGCGTGTGATACATGTGCCGGACACGGCCGACATTCGCGTGGGCGATTTGCTGGTGACCTCGGGTTTGGCGGGGCGGTTCCCACCGGGATATCCCGTGGCGCGGGTCACCGAGGTGGTACACGATCCGGGACAGCCGTTCGCCCGGGTGACGGCCGAGCCGGTGGCGCGCCTGCAGCGCTCGCGTCACTTCCTGCTGGTGTTTCCGCCCGACCCCGTGCCGGTACCGGATGACGAGATGTGGGACCGCGAGCCGCCCGACGAACCTGAGGTCGATGCCGAACTGGCATCTGCGATGGAGGAGCTGGATTGA
- a CDS encoding YhdP family protein, whose amino-acid sequence MSSSRQIGRWALTLLATLLALAAVVLLALRVALSQVDQMAPRVERLLEARTGAAVQLHEFNARLARLDPVIEGGGLSLNTQEGDAGLPLLEVEYARLWLDTSASLRTGVPVVADARMRGLTLHLYQDEQGGWHWPDPARIPPELLEGEFDLERLDFWVGLLLRQRAWVEDVRLVLHGRERRVDMLAPRLLLTGDERRAHLEGEVHLEGQEEASLQAALEIFPGPTGFRDFSAALQAEMKLDTLIDLVEVFTPDDPLRLEDASGDVTLWGRWHRGALADARIDLDIPRLALRRDDAPIVLEPFRARGQWLRSDSGWEAWLQGDASAAEWAEPDELEREREPALPHFWHLRHDGEGWWLTTSQFELASLAAWRERILLPEGLVRTIDALGPRGLVSGLGVGRRNGHWVAQAAVHQVEVEPWDEVPGGGPLDAWVEARDLSGRVEFVGVGEPALKIPQLYQAPMELSHASGEVRWTYEGPRTFVSGRNLKAGWQDAEVEGSFGLAIGGGVHGGLGLDLRFRDVDALERPLVDWLPADVLGEELDAWLAAGVAGRVPSGELKLHLPLRRGGSGLEPRLQLDLEIVDGRLPFDPQWPVIESVEGRLRAGIGTLDAEVRYAESLGVEGTNGQVAIEDDVLRVTGDLAADADGIRRYLRAIPVDGMEQVDDWRGEGRASGSIELTTLLGEDDGFRLDLETDVDMQRLVYLPLEVPLSDVKGALAWRQRDEEGGLEGRLEGRLFGGPFNAEIDTLAGYVALDGAAEVDRVSQRFDAGALGARLSGRLPWRGRFELGETRNTVRFDSSLQGVAIDLPSPLGKAAGESRPLWIEADLDQQRVEAEMGGDARLRWRGLPWSDLGQGQFWLGRLPEAPSWPEQEGWSGTLYQSRLDLVEWSTALAPMLGNGSPDSGAGSGALRRLRVETACLVGPQDCLGTMTADARPHTGGGWRVGLRGDLLEGYLDYRPSLTDPLDIALERLTLDGLLPAQPEGAGNLLEELDVPPDPTPLPQWTSELPDGRLRIADILYQGRQIGPLTAHWQSGPQRLSIVPLGLTLGQISARGKSSGSPPVRATA is encoded by the coding sequence ATGTCCTCCTCTCGTCAGATAGGACGCTGGGCCCTCACGCTCCTGGCCACGCTGTTGGCGCTGGCGGCGGTAGTGCTGTTGGCGCTGCGTGTGGCACTGTCCCAGGTCGATCAAATGGCGCCACGCGTCGAGCGGCTGCTCGAGGCGCGAACGGGAGCGGCGGTTCAGCTGCACGAGTTCAATGCCAGGCTGGCACGGCTCGATCCCGTGATCGAAGGGGGCGGTCTGTCGCTCAACACCCAGGAAGGGGACGCCGGCCTGCCTCTTCTCGAGGTCGAATACGCCCGGCTGTGGCTCGATACCTCCGCCAGCCTGCGTACCGGCGTGCCGGTGGTCGCTGATGCTCGCATGCGTGGGTTGACCCTTCATCTCTATCAGGATGAGCAGGGCGGCTGGCACTGGCCAGACCCGGCCAGGATTCCACCGGAGCTGCTCGAAGGCGAGTTCGATCTTGAGCGACTCGATTTCTGGGTCGGGTTACTGCTGCGCCAGCGAGCCTGGGTGGAGGACGTGCGGCTGGTGCTGCATGGTCGCGAGCGCCGGGTCGACATGCTGGCGCCGCGGCTATTGCTCACTGGTGATGAGCGGCGTGCCCATCTCGAAGGCGAGGTGCACCTGGAGGGACAAGAGGAAGCCTCGTTGCAGGCCGCGCTGGAGATTTTTCCCGGACCTACCGGCTTTCGCGATTTCAGCGCGGCGCTTCAGGCCGAGATGAAGCTCGACACGCTGATCGATCTGGTCGAGGTGTTCACTCCCGACGATCCCTTGAGGTTGGAGGATGCCAGCGGTGACGTCACCCTGTGGGGACGTTGGCACCGTGGTGCCCTGGCCGATGCGCGTATCGATCTCGACATCCCGCGGCTGGCGCTGCGCCGCGATGATGCACCGATCGTATTGGAACCGTTCAGGGCGCGTGGTCAGTGGTTGCGCAGCGACTCGGGCTGGGAGGCCTGGTTGCAGGGCGACGCCTCGGCCGCCGAATGGGCGGAGCCGGATGAACTCGAGCGTGAGCGAGAGCCGGCGCTGCCACACTTCTGGCACCTGCGCCATGATGGCGAGGGCTGGTGGCTGACCACCAGTCAATTCGAGCTGGCCTCGCTTGCCGCTTGGCGTGAACGCATTCTACTGCCCGAAGGGCTGGTGCGTACCATCGATGCCCTGGGGCCTCGTGGCCTGGTTTCGGGCTTGGGAGTCGGTCGGCGCAACGGGCATTGGGTGGCACAGGCCGCCGTGCATCAGGTCGAGGTGGAGCCCTGGGACGAGGTCCCGGGAGGCGGTCCGCTGGATGCCTGGGTCGAAGCACGGGACCTCTCCGGTCGGGTCGAGTTCGTCGGCGTGGGCGAGCCCGCCCTGAAGATACCGCAGCTCTATCAGGCTCCGATGGAGCTTTCCCATGCCAGTGGCGAGGTGCGCTGGACCTACGAGGGACCACGTACCTTCGTCAGTGGACGCAATCTCAAGGCCGGCTGGCAGGATGCTGAGGTCGAGGGAAGCTTCGGCCTAGCGATCGGTGGCGGCGTACATGGTGGCTTGGGCCTTGACCTGCGCTTCCGCGATGTAGATGCACTGGAGCGGCCGCTGGTGGACTGGCTGCCTGCCGATGTGCTGGGCGAGGAGCTAGACGCCTGGCTGGCGGCGGGCGTGGCCGGCCGCGTGCCGTCTGGCGAACTCAAACTGCATCTGCCGCTCCGACGCGGCGGCAGCGGCCTTGAGCCACGTCTTCAGCTCGACCTTGAAATCGTCGACGGCCGGCTGCCGTTCGATCCGCAGTGGCCGGTGATCGAATCGGTCGAAGGCCGGCTGCGTGCCGGCATCGGCACCCTCGATGCCGAGGTGCGCTACGCCGAGAGCCTGGGTGTCGAGGGGACCAACGGTCAGGTTGCCATCGAGGATGACGTACTCCGCGTGACTGGCGATCTGGCTGCCGATGCCGATGGCATCCGGCGCTATTTACGGGCGATTCCGGTCGACGGCATGGAGCAGGTCGACGATTGGCGCGGAGAGGGCCGCGCCAGCGGTAGCATCGAGCTTACTACCCTGCTGGGGGAGGATGACGGCTTTCGGCTCGACCTCGAAACCGACGTCGATATGCAGCGTCTCGTCTACCTGCCGCTGGAAGTGCCTCTCAGCGATGTGAAGGGGGCGCTCGCCTGGCGTCAGCGCGATGAAGAGGGTGGGCTCGAGGGCCGCTTGGAAGGGCGTTTGTTCGGCGGGCCGTTCAATGCTGAGATCGATACTCTGGCAGGCTACGTTGCACTCGATGGCGCCGCTGAGGTGGATAGAGTGTCGCAGCGCTTCGATGCCGGTGCGCTCGGCGCTCGGCTGTCGGGTCGCCTGCCGTGGCGCGGCCGCTTCGAGCTTGGCGAAACGCGCAATACGGTTCGCTTCGACAGCAGCCTGCAGGGTGTCGCCATCGACCTGCCGTCGCCGCTGGGCAAGGCGGCTGGGGAGAGTCGTCCGCTGTGGATCGAAGCCGATCTCGATCAACAGCGGGTGGAAGCCGAAATGGGCGGTGATGCCCGCCTGCGCTGGCGCGGCCTGCCGTGGTCGGATCTGGGCCAGGGTCAGTTCTGGCTTGGGCGACTGCCCGAAGCGCCCAGTTGGCCCGAGCAGGAGGGATGGTCGGGTACCCTTTACCAATCCCGTCTCGACCTGGTGGAGTGGAGTACGGCGCTGGCACCGATGCTTGGCAATGGCTCGCCGGATAGCGGTGCGGGCTCTGGGGCGCTACGTCGCCTGCGAGTGGAGACCGCCTGTCTCGTCGGTCCGCAGGATTGCCTAGGCACCATGACCGCCGATGCACGGCCGCACACCGGCGGTGGTTGGCGTGTCGGCCTGCGGGGAGACCTGCTCGAGGGTTACCTCGATTACCGTCCGTCGCTCACCGACCCCTTGGATATCGCACTAGAGCGTTTGACCCTCGATGGACTGCTCCCCGCACAGCCGGAAGGGGCCGGCAACCTGCTCGAGGAGCTCGACGTACCGCCCGATCCCACGCCGCTGCCTCAGTGGACCAGCGAGCTTCCCGATGGTCGCCTGCGTATCGCCGACATTCTCTACCAAGGACGCCA
- the gatB gene encoding Asp-tRNA(Asn)/Glu-tRNA(Gln) amidotransferase subunit GatB, with the protein MQWETVIGLEVHVQLATRSKIFSGASTAFGAEPNTQACAVDLGLPGVLPVLNEAAVAMAVKFGLAIHAEIPEVSVFDRKNYFYPDLPKGYQTSQMYQPIVGAGVVEITLEDGTTKPIRVHHAHLEEDAGKSLHEDFHGMTGVDLNRAGTPLLEIVSEPDMRSAKEAAAYLKAIHSIVTYLGISDGNMAEGSMRCDVNVSVRPKGQETFGTRAEIKNVNSFRFVERAIAFEVERQIELLEEGGKVVQETRLFDPERDETRSMRTKEEANDYRYFPCPDLLPVVLDKAYIDHLRDNLPELPAEKRTRFENELGLSAYDASVLSATREMADYFDEVRDVCGDAKQAANWVQGELSGALNRENLSIKDSPVSARQLGELIVRVIDDTINGKAAKQVFQALWNGQGASADDIIEAQGLKQVTDTGAIETMIDQVIADSPAQVAQYRDAEPDKRGKMIGYFVGQVMKASRGTANPQQVNQLLKQKLDALC; encoded by the coding sequence ATGCAATGGGAAACCGTGATCGGGTTGGAGGTCCACGTCCAGCTCGCCACCCGCTCGAAGATCTTCTCCGGCGCCTCCACCGCCTTCGGCGCCGAGCCCAACACCCAGGCCTGTGCCGTCGACCTGGGCCTGCCCGGGGTACTGCCGGTTCTCAACGAGGCCGCCGTGGCCATGGCGGTCAAGTTCGGCCTGGCGATTCATGCCGAGATCCCCGAGGTTTCGGTCTTCGATCGCAAGAACTACTTCTACCCCGACCTGCCCAAGGGCTACCAGACCAGCCAGATGTACCAGCCCATCGTCGGTGCCGGTGTGGTCGAGATCACCCTGGAGGACGGCACCACCAAACCGATCCGCGTCCACCACGCGCACCTCGAGGAAGACGCCGGCAAGTCGCTGCACGAAGACTTTCATGGCATGACAGGCGTCGACCTCAACCGCGCCGGCACGCCGCTGCTCGAGATCGTCTCCGAGCCCGACATGCGCTCGGCGAAAGAGGCCGCCGCCTATCTCAAGGCGATCCACTCCATCGTCACCTATCTCGGCATCTCCGACGGCAACATGGCCGAGGGCTCGATGCGCTGCGACGTCAACGTCTCGGTGCGCCCCAAGGGACAGGAAACCTTCGGCACCCGTGCCGAGATCAAGAACGTCAACTCCTTCCGCTTCGTCGAGCGTGCCATCGCCTTCGAGGTAGAGCGCCAGATCGAGCTGCTCGAAGAGGGCGGCAAAGTGGTGCAGGAAACCCGCCTGTTCGATCCCGAGCGCGACGAGACCCGCAGCATGCGCACCAAGGAGGAAGCCAACGACTATCGCTACTTCCCCTGTCCCGACCTGCTGCCGGTGGTGCTCGACAAGGCCTATATCGACCACCTGCGCGACAACCTGCCGGAACTGCCCGCCGAGAAGCGCACCCGCTTCGAGAACGAGCTGGGACTTTCCGCCTACGACGCCAGCGTGCTCTCCGCCACCCGCGAGATGGCCGACTACTTCGACGAGGTGAGGGACGTCTGTGGAGATGCCAAGCAGGCCGCCAACTGGGTCCAGGGCGAACTCTCCGGAGCCCTGAACCGTGAGAACCTGTCGATCAAGGACAGCCCGGTGTCGGCCCGCCAGCTCGGCGAGCTGATCGTGCGGGTCATCGACGACACCATCAACGGCAAGGCCGCCAAGCAGGTGTTCCAGGCGCTGTGGAACGGCCAAGGTGCAAGCGCCGACGACATCATCGAGGCCCAGGGGCTCAAGCAGGTCACCGATACCGGCGCCATCGAGACGATGATCGACCAGGTCATTGCCGACAGCCCGGCTCAGGTGGCCCAGTATCGCGACGCCGAGCCGGACAAGCGTGGCAAGATGATCGGTTACTTTGTCGGTCAGGTGATGAAGGCTTCGCGCGGCACCGCCAACCCGCAACAGGTCAATCAGCTGCTCAAGCAGAAGCTGGATGCCCTCTGCTGA
- a CDS encoding rod shape-determining protein, whose product MFKRLRGLFSSDLSIDLGTANTLIYVRGRGIVLDEPSVVAIRQSGNMRSVAAVGADAKRMLGRTPGNITAIRPMKDGVIADFTVTEQMLQHFIRKVHQSTFLTPSPRVLVCVPCMSTQVERRAIKESAEGAGAREVFLIEEPMAAAIGAGLPVDDAQGSMVVDIGGGTTEIAIISLNGVVYSESIRVGGDRFDEAISAYVRRHYGSLIGEATAERIKEEIGCAYPGGELREIDVRGRNLAEGIPRSFTLNSHEILDALQETLSSIVAAVKSALEQSPPELASDIAERGLVLTGGGALLRDLDKLIAEETGLPVIVAEDPLTCVARGGGKALEMIDRHTFELLSSD is encoded by the coding sequence ATGTTCAAACGCTTGAGGGGGCTGTTCTCCAGCGATCTTTCCATCGATCTGGGTACGGCCAATACACTGATTTATGTCCGCGGTCGCGGTATCGTGCTCGATGAGCCGTCGGTAGTGGCCATTCGCCAGTCCGGCAACATGCGCAGCGTGGCCGCGGTTGGCGCCGATGCCAAGCGCATGCTGGGCCGTACGCCAGGCAACATTACCGCCATTCGGCCGATGAAGGACGGCGTGATTGCCGACTTCACCGTCACCGAGCAGATGCTGCAGCACTTCATCCGCAAGGTGCACCAGAGCACCTTCCTGACCCCGAGCCCGCGAGTGCTGGTCTGCGTGCCCTGCATGTCGACCCAGGTCGAGCGTCGGGCGATCAAGGAGTCCGCCGAGGGGGCCGGTGCCCGCGAGGTATTCCTGATCGAGGAGCCCATGGCCGCCGCCATCGGCGCCGGCCTGCCGGTGGATGACGCCCAGGGTTCGATGGTGGTGGACATCGGTGGCGGTACCACTGAGATTGCCATCATCTCGCTCAATGGCGTGGTCTACTCAGAGTCGATCCGCGTCGGCGGCGACCGCTTCGATGAGGCTATCTCCGCCTATGTGCGGCGCCACTACGGCAGCCTGATCGGCGAGGCCACCGCCGAGCGCATCAAGGAAGAGATCGGTTGTGCCTACCCCGGCGGCGAGTTGCGCGAGATCGACGTGCGCGGTCGCAACCTGGCCGAGGGTATCCCGCGCAGCTTTACCTTGAACTCCCATGAGATCCTCGACGCGTTGCAGGAAACGCTCTCTTCGATCGTGGCCGCGGTCAAGAGCGCGCTGGAGCAGTCTCCGCCGGAGCTTGCCTCGGACATCGCCGAGCGTGGTCTGGTGCTGACTGGCGGCGGCGCCCTGCTGCGTGATCTCGACAAGCTGATCGCCGAGGAGACCGGTCTGCCGGTCATCGTCGCCGAAGATCCGCTGACCTGCGTGGCGCGTGGGGGCGGGAAGGCGCTCGAGATGATCGACCGCCACACCTTCGAGCTGCTCTCGAGCGACTGA
- the mreD gene encoding rod shape-determining protein MreD has protein sequence MPSGPRTALPWMWFTLLLALCLQVMPLAEGWQIWRPDWLGLMLIYWCMAAPDRVGVFHGFVLGILLDLIEGAPLGQNALTLSLLAFLAALVYPRFRTYSLVQQSLLILVLLGLVQLVEQWLRTLFGPFSMHLAFLLPSLIGAALWPWLATMFQAFERRLARSD, from the coding sequence ATGCCAAGCGGACCGCGAACGGCACTGCCCTGGATGTGGTTCACCCTGCTGCTGGCACTGTGCCTGCAGGTGATGCCCTTGGCCGAGGGCTGGCAGATCTGGCGTCCCGACTGGCTCGGCCTGATGCTCATCTATTGGTGCATGGCAGCGCCCGATCGGGTGGGAGTCTTCCATGGCTTCGTGCTTGGCATACTGCTTGACCTCATCGAGGGGGCGCCGCTGGGTCAAAATGCCTTGACTCTGTCGCTGCTGGCCTTCCTCGCGGCGCTGGTCTATCCCCGCTTTCGCACCTACTCCCTCGTTCAGCAGTCTCTGTTGATCCTGGTGCTGCTCGGATTGGTGCAGTTGGTCGAGCAGTGGCTGCGAACCCTGTTCGGCCCTTTCTCGATGCACCTTGCCTTCCTGCTGCCTTCATTGATCGGGGCCGCACTTTGGCCTTGGCTGGCTACCATGTTCCAGGCTTTCGAGCGGCGCCTGGCGAGGAGCGACTAA
- the gatA gene encoding Asp-tRNA(Asn)/Glu-tRNA(Gln) amidotransferase subunit GatA, giving the protein MHDKTLAELARSLEAGEFSSRELTQHLLGRIDRLDGKLNSFITVTYDQALAAADAADKARAAGEADLLTGLPLALKDIFCTQDIKTTAGSRMLDNFISPYDATVVEKLKAAGTVSLGKTNMDEFAMGSSNENSHYGAVKNPWDLTAVPGGSSGGSAAAVAAGLVPAAIGTDTGGSIRQPAAFCGITGLKPTYGRVSRYGMIAYASSLDQAGPMARSAEDCALLLGAMAGHDLRDSTCVARGVPDYTEELDTPLTGLKIGLPREYFGDGLDPQVEAAVRDAIKVYESLGASVREVSLPHTHYAIPAYYVIAPAEASSNLSRFDGVRFGHRCANPADLIDLYKRSRAEGFGDEVKRRILIGTHTLSEGFFDAYYKKAQQVRRLIRQDFLDAFEEVDVLMGPASPTPAFDLGAKKDPVSMYLQDIYTIAINLAGIPGMSVPAGFAGSRPIGLQILGSHFTEARLLNVAHQFQQATDWHRQRPAFAEENA; this is encoded by the coding sequence ATGCATGACAAGACCCTTGCCGAACTGGCCCGTTCGCTCGAAGCCGGCGAGTTTTCCAGCCGCGAACTGACCCAGCACCTGCTGGGCCGCATCGACCGCCTCGACGGCAAGCTGAACAGCTTCATCACCGTCACCTACGACCAGGCCCTGGCTGCCGCCGACGCTGCCGACAAGGCACGCGCGGCTGGCGAGGCAGACCTGTTGACCGGCCTGCCCCTGGCGCTGAAGGACATCTTCTGCACCCAGGACATCAAGACCACCGCCGGTTCACGAATGCTCGACAACTTCATCTCGCCCTACGACGCCACCGTGGTCGAGAAGCTCAAGGCCGCCGGTACCGTCAGCCTGGGCAAGACCAACATGGACGAGTTCGCCATGGGCTCCTCCAACGAGAACAGCCACTACGGTGCAGTGAAGAATCCCTGGGATCTCACCGCGGTACCCGGCGGCTCCTCGGGCGGCAGCGCGGCGGCAGTGGCTGCCGGCCTGGTCCCGGCCGCCATCGGCACCGACACCGGCGGCTCGATCCGCCAGCCCGCCGCCTTCTGCGGCATCACCGGACTCAAGCCCACCTATGGGCGGGTGTCGCGCTACGGCATGATCGCCTACGCCTCGAGCCTCGACCAGGCCGGCCCCATGGCCCGCTCCGCCGAAGACTGCGCGCTGCTGCTGGGGGCCATGGCCGGCCACGACCTGCGCGACTCCACCTGCGTGGCGCGCGGCGTGCCCGACTACACCGAGGAGCTCGACACGCCCCTCACCGGCCTCAAGATCGGCCTGCCCCGCGAGTACTTCGGCGACGGCCTCGACCCGCAGGTGGAGGCGGCGGTACGCGATGCCATCAAGGTGTATGAATCGCTCGGCGCCAGCGTGCGCGAGGTGAGCCTGCCGCACACCCACTACGCGATCCCGGCCTACTACGTCATCGCTCCCGCCGAGGCCTCGTCGAATCTGTCGCGCTTCGACGGCGTGCGCTTCGGCCACCGCTGCGCCAACCCAGCCGACCTGATCGACCTGTACAAGCGCAGCCGCGCCGAGGGCTTCGGTGACGAGGTCAAGCGTCGCATCCTGATCGGCACTCACACCCTTTCCGAAGGCTTCTTCGACGCCTACTACAAGAAGGCCCAGCAGGTACGCCGCCTGATCCGCCAGGACTTCCTCGATGCCTTCGAAGAGGTCGACGTACTGATGGGCCCGGCCTCGCCCACGCCGGCCTTCGACCTCGGCGCCAAGAAGGATCCGGTCTCGATGTACCTGCAGGACATCTACACCATTGCCATCAACCTGGCGGGCATTCCCGGCATGAGCGTACCGGCCGGTTTCGCCGGCAGCCGCCCCATCGGGCTGCAGATACTGGGCAGCCACTTCACCGAGGCGCGCCTGCTCAACGTCGCCCATCAGTTCCAGCAGGCCACCGACTGGCACCGTCAACGCCCCGCCTTCGCCGAGGAGAACGCCTGA